From Myotis daubentonii chromosome 7, mMyoDau2.1, whole genome shotgun sequence, a single genomic window includes:
- the LOC132238697 gene encoding LOW QUALITY PROTEIN: cyclin-I-like (The sequence of the model RefSeq protein was modified relative to this genomic sequence to represent the inferred CDS: inserted 2 bases in 1 codon) translates to MKFPGPLENQRLSFLLEQAISREAQMWKVNVPKMPTNQNVSPSQRDEVIQRLAKLKYRFNLYPETFALASSLLDRFLATVKAHPKYLSCIAISCFFLAAKTVEEDERISVLKVLARDSFCGCSSSEILRMERIILDKLNWDLHTATPLDFRHIFHAIAVSSRPPLLFSLPKLSPSQHLAILTKQLLHCMACNQFLQFKGSMLALAMVSLDMEKLIPDWLPLTIELLQKAQMDSSPLIHCPELVAHHLSALQSSLPXYVYRPLKHTLVTCDKGAHRLHPSSVPGPDFSKDNSKPEVPVRGTAPFYHHLPAASGCKHASAKRKVEEMEVDDFYDGIKRLYNEDNASENVGFVCGTDLSRQEGHASPCPPLQPVSVM, encoded by the exons ATGAAGTTTCCAGGGCCTTTGGAAAACCAGAGATTGTCTTTCCTTTTGGAACAGGCAATCTCTAGGGAAGCTCAGATGTGGAAGGTAAATGTGCCGAAAATGCCTACAAACCAGAATGTTTCTCCATCCCAGAGAGATGAAGTGATTCAGCGGCTGGCCAAACTCAAGTACCGATTCAACCTTTACCCAGAAACATTTGCTCTGGCTAGCAGTCTTTTGGACAGGTTTTTAGCTACTGTAAAGGCCCATCCAAAATATTTGAGTTGTATTGCAATCAGCTGTTTTTTCCTAGCTGCCAAGACTGTTGAGGAAGATGAGAGAATTTCAGTACTGAAGGTGTTGGCGAGAGACAGTTTCTGCGGATGTTCTTCATCTGAAATTCTGAGGATGGAGAGAATTATTTTGGATAAGTTGAACTGGGACCTTCACACAGCCACACCATTGGATTTTCGTCACATTTTCCACGCCATTGCAGTATCAAGTAGGCCTCCGTTACTTTTCAGTTTGCCTAAACTGAGCCCATCTCAACATTTGGCAATCCTAACCAAGCAACTACTTCACTGTATGGCCTGCAACCAATTTCTACAATTCAAAGGATCCATGCTTGCTCTGGCCATGGTTAGTTTGGACATGGAGAaactcattcctgattggcttcCCCTTACAATTGAACTGCTTCAAAAAGCACAGATGGATAGCTCCCCGCTGATCCACTGTCCGGAGCTTGTGGCACATCACCTTTCTGCTCTGCAGTCTTCCTTGCC CTATGTCTACCGTCCCCTCAAGCACACCCTGGTGACCTGTGACAAAGGAGCGCACAGATTacatccctcctctgtcccaggccCAGATTTCTCCAAGGACAACAGCAAACCAGAAGTTCCAGTCAGAGGTACAGCACCCTTCTATCATCATCTCCCAGCTGCCAGTGGGTGCAAGCATGCCTCTGCCAAACGCAAAGTAGAGGAAATGGAAGTGGATGACTTCTATGATGGAATCAAACGGCTCTATAATGAAGATAATGCTTCAGAAAATGTGGGGTTTGTGTGTGGCACTGATTTGTCAAGGCAGGAGGGACATGCTTCCCCTTGTCCTCCTCTGCAGCCTGTGTCTGTCATGTAG